The following proteins are encoded in a genomic region of Montipora foliosa isolate CH-2021 chromosome 8, ASM3666993v2, whole genome shotgun sequence:
- the LOC137967534 gene encoding uncharacterized protein produces the protein MYLCMQLNYIDKTEDSGEEDHIDVVDAIDNLHADTDNLRAHVHPKSDENSAYYVWSTEGSEDEVDHQSEKEEWKADIGSDETNDETEDDLAKESCDKDVKVDPGTPVSKEPKFIVFYGMLLSLFNLFCFNCKAEKPKVTMKKDGTMVTVYQECNHCISGFTWRSQPYIFGRFPAGNILLSFGTLLAGASISKVILIFRHMGLCAYSPRTFFRHQRMFIIPSILKYWETYRNSLIDLAKQTKDVVWCGDARFDSMGHCAKYGVYTFMSTTLMKIVHFELVQSNETNGANQTELEGLKRCFKFMEQAGVAVKTFISDRHRGNAKWIREAKSQTIHYYDIWHVARSLWKKLLKASKEGGCEKISSWMKGIRRHLYWCATSTKPGFGALIVAKWSSFLRHVANIHTDHPNELYKKCHHEPLQDRLWIKRGTAAHDKLKNVLLNKTLLKDIANLSPEAQTSSLEGFNATLNHWHPKMLGFSFLGSWCRHILASLHFNENVKRTPRSTVDGKKYYRVTYPKFKLGEEAVKEVPVPPTYEYVDNIAQVLFTLPFEDMKSVFQKYSANVPEPLNRQFPERKCKDDAVKDYEARKKNTTPLFPPVSDQDALLQKASEVQTPTSRPKSIRRCGKCKMHGHNKRSCNVINNS, from the exons ATGTATTTATGCATG CAACTCAATTACATTGACAAAACAGAGGATTCTGGTGAAGAAGACCACATTGATGTAGTTGATGCCATTGACAATCTACATGCAGATACTGACAATCTACGAGCACATGTGCATCCCAAGTCTGATGAAAACTCAGCATATTATGTCTGGTCTACAGAGGGatcagaagatgaagttgacCACCAGAGTGAAAAAGAAGAATGGAAAGCAGATATTGGATCAGATGAAACCAATGATGAAACTGAAGATGATCTTGCTAAGGAGTCCTGTGATAAAGATGTCAA GGTAGATCCTGGCACACCTGTGAGTAAGGAACCAAAATTTATAGTGTTTTATGGCATGCTTCTGAGTCTGTTCAACCTGTTTTGCTTCAACTGCAAAGCTGAGAAACctaaagtgacaatgaagaaagATGGAACTATGGTAACAGTATACCAGGAATGCAACCATTGCATCAGCGGCTTTACTTGGCGATCGCAGCCGTATATATTTGGTCGGTTCCCAGCAGGGAACATACTATTGAGCTTTGGAACATTATTGGCTGGTGCATCTATCAGCAAAGTTATCCTAATCTTCCGACATATGGGTTTATGTGCATATTCCCCGAGGACATTCTTTAGACATCAACGTATGTTTATCATTCCATCGATCCTGAAGTACTGGGAAACATACAGGAACTCACTCATTGACCTTGCAAAGCAGACCAAAGATGTGGTTTGGTGTGGGGATGCACGATTTGATTCCATGGGACACTGTGCAAAATATGGCGTGTACACCTTTATGTCTACAACACTGATGAAAATAGTACATTTTGAGCTTGTCCAG TCAAATGAAACCAATGGTGCTAATCAAACAGAATTAGAAGGACTGAAGCGGTGCTTCAAGTTTATGGAACAAGCTGGAGTGGCAGTCAAAACGTTCATCTCAGATCGCCATAGAGGAAATGCAAAATGGATTCGGGAGGCAAAATCACAAACCATTCACTATTATGACATTTGGCATGTGGCTAGATCTCTCTGGAAAAAGCTTCTTAAAGCAAGTAAAGAAGGGGGCTGTGAGAAGATAAGTTCTTGGATGAAAGGGATTCGACGTCATTTGTACTGGTGTGCAACCTCAACAAAACCAGGGTTTGGAGCCCTTATTGTTGCAAAGTGGTCTTCATTTCTCAGACATGTGGCCAATATTCATACTGATCATCCGAATGAGCTGTACAAGAAATGTCATCATGAACCCCTTCAAGATAGACTATGGATAAAGAGAG GTACTGCTGCACATGACAAGCTGAAGAACGTGTTGTTGAACAAGACACTGCTAAAAGATATTGCTAACCTATCTCCAGAAGCACAGACAAGTAGTTTAGAAGGTTTTAATGCCACTCTAAACCATTGGCATCCTAAAATGCTTGGATTTTCCTTCTTAGGCTCCTGGTGTAG GCATATATTAGCCAGCCTTCATTTTAATGAGAATGTAAAACGTACCCCCCGAAGTACAGTAGATGGAAAGAAGTACTATCGTGTAACTTATCCAAAGTTCAAGTTGGGTGAGGAAGCTGTTAAAGAGGTCCCTGTACCCCCCACATATG AATATGTCGACAATATTGCTCAGGTCCTTTTCACCCTACCATTTGAAGACATGAAATCAGTGTTCCAGAAATACTCAGCAAATGTACCAGAACCCTTAAATAGGCAATTCCCAGAGAGAAAGTGTAAGGATGATGCTGTCAAGGATTATGAAGCACGCAAAAAGAACACTACACCTCTCTTTCCACCTG TTTCAGACCAGGATGCATTACTGCAGAAGGCCTCAGAAGTACAGACTCCAACTTCCAGACCCAAAAGTATTCGTCGTTGTGGGAAATGCAAAATGCACGGTCACAACAAACGCAGCTGTAATGTCATAAATAATAGCTAA
- the LOC137967892 gene encoding uncharacterized protein, with amino-acid sequence MMDERSTASARKYNKYKGRYCVAGYKNQISCKNTSYTHGVTIHQFPCDPETRAKWTKFVQKHRPDFQAPPERRNIALCSAHFKDECFNKPRLSLNGLENIKFQRRLLKGSVPTEDVRIDEKDEAFSARDQRHLRRTVLFDNFGAVPVPTKKRRCEPVVVVGAEMDSSDVVGAEMDSSDVVGIEMDGSDVVGAEMDHEIVTGHVSVDGGNKRKIINYQMKCKNLTRANRRLKLQVYSLKTEIKTLKKV; translated from the exons ATGATGGACGAGAGGTCAACAGCTTCGGCTCGAAAATACAACAAATATAAAGGTAGATACTGTGTCGCTGGCTACAAAAACCAAATAAGTTGTAAAAACACAAGCTATACTCATGGAGTAACAATACATCAGTTTCCATGCGATCCTGAAACGAGGGCAAAGTGGACAAAATTCGTGCAGAAACACCGTCCTGACTTCCAAGCCCCACCAGAGCGAAGGAACATTGCATTGTGCTCTGCACATTTTAAAGACGAGTGTTTCAACAAGCCAAGGCTTTCCTTAAACGGTCTTGAGAACATAAAATTTCAGAGACGTCTACTAAAAGGATCAGTGCCAACAGAAGACGTTAGAATCGACGAAAAAGATGAAGCATTTTCTGCTCGAGATCAGCGACAT CTCAGAAGGACTGTTCTCTTTGATAACTTTGGTGCTGTGCCTGTACCAACTAAGAAAAGACGGTGTGAGCCAGTTGTTGTAGTTGGTGCCGAGATGGATAGTTCAGATGTAGTTGGTGCCGAGATGGATAGTTCAGATGTAGTTGGCATTGAGATGGATGGTTCAGATGTAGTTGGTGCTGAGATGGATCATGAAATTGTGACTGGTCATGTGTCCGTGGATGGTGGTAACAAGAGAAAAATAATCAATTACCAAATGAAATGCAAAAACCTGACAAGAGCAAACCGAAGGTTGAAGTTACAAGTCTATtcactgaaaactgaaatcaaaacactgaaaaagGTATGA
- the LOC137967893 gene encoding uncharacterized protein, translating into MSDFELENSCLSSNSDTASNASDTDENMDFREPTDSENDTEVIESLFAPYTDEPIAPPDYAEAEDDDEDPDGLAAKTLADREDGLIPLANWCKCKHCKTENLGGAMEHRCCVEVLNIQGKLVFDGSIENLDCITQHEEYKAITNKAVLENVAPLLRCKNGRSYRRRSGVTHNEFIRSVAYRWSIRWLCGYMGWENTRPLCACIYHDIRTRYQTRHLQPRGYRHS; encoded by the exons ATGTCAGATTTTGAGCTAGAAAATAGCTGCTTATCAAGCAATTCAGACACGGCATCAAATGCATCAGACACAGATGAAAATATGGACTTTCGTGAACCTACAGATAGCGAGAACGATACCGAAGTTATCGAGTCTCTATTCGCGCCCTACACAGACGAGCCGATCGCGCCACCAGACTATGCTGAAGCAgaagatgacgatgaagatCCTGATGGACTAGCTGCAAAGACTCTTGCTGACAGAGAAGATGGTTTAATTCCACTCGCAAACTG GTGTAAATGTAAACATTGCAAGACGGAGAATCTAGGCGGCGCTATGGAGCATCGTTGCTGCGTGGAAGTTTTGAACATTCAAGGGAAATTAGTTTTCGATGGATCCATTGAAAACCTCGATTGTATAACTCAGCATGAGGAGTACAAAGCCATCACAAACAAGGCTGTGCTTGAGAATGTCGCGCCGTTGCTGAGATGCAAGAATGGTCGATCGTACCGACGCCGATCTGGAGTCACACATAACGA GTTTATTCGATCAGTGGCTTATCGGTGGAGCATTAGATGGCTCTGTGGCTATATGGGCTGGGAAAACACACGTCCGCTGTGTGCATGTATATACCACGACATCAGAACAAGGTATCAGACAAGACATTTACAGCCAAGAGGATACAGACATTCTTAG